A genome region from Schaalia sp. 19OD2882 includes the following:
- the glgX gene encoding glycogen debranching protein GlgX, with amino-acid sequence MSTGLETTDKHPRSRRVQEPNPQPRRIGVFARAGGLDISLVAGDATAVQFCVVDPTTGREDRWDLIGPASGIWHGHIDGLGVGTHYGFRVHGPWDPDGGLFHNPNKLLLDPRARGIVGALDLTPHVYAHRVDEDHYPTSYPLEKSCLDSAGHVPLSVVVDSDFDQAPKPRIPWDRTVIYELHVKGFTKNMPGVPEELRGTYAGLAHPASIRHLTELGVTTVELLPVHAKVDESFLTERGLTNYWGYSTLGFFAPEPTYASAAAQARGAQGVVDEFRGMVSILHEAGLEVVLDVVYNHTCESGATGPTLCYRGIDQSLYYRQTPHRPRQQVDTTGCGNSLNVDHPQTMSLILDSLRYWSTVMGIDGFRFDLAATLGRFAWGYTPLHPLLLAMATDDRLSLDKLIAEPWDVGMGGWQTGNFPDPFSEWNDQYRGTVRAFWLSDVASLSKGFGAQGPNTLATRLAGSHDVFSHGAGYLRGPRASINFVTAHDGFTLADLTAFDHKHNLDNLEDNRDGTDDNRSWNHGLEGAIAASPTEGLAEVLDATGLVEDLFPMRQRSQRNLLTTMLVSAGTPMITAGDEFQRTQFGNNNAYCQDGPISWIDWDLFPSQRDQLATTRWLLSLRRNHPALRPSSFATGSVRPGDTIEDLSWYQADGHRMRDDSWGDQAHRTFQMLRSGVPVGGRDALVLVNGTLQDRQVTLPRGHGVDWLLVMDTCWGSPADGGIDVSLDVDSLPLGLEQVTCGATLVLEPASMMVLLSDVVVDPQD; translated from the coding sequence GTGTCTACCGGGCTCGAGACCACCGACAAGCACCCACGGTCGCGTCGCGTACAGGAACCGAATCCGCAGCCTCGCCGCATCGGCGTCTTCGCCCGGGCGGGCGGTCTGGACATCTCCTTGGTGGCCGGAGACGCCACGGCCGTCCAGTTCTGCGTCGTCGACCCGACGACCGGCCGTGAGGACAGGTGGGACCTCATCGGCCCCGCATCCGGCATCTGGCACGGACACATCGACGGTTTGGGGGTGGGCACGCACTACGGTTTCCGTGTCCACGGCCCGTGGGACCCGGACGGGGGCCTGTTCCACAACCCGAACAAGCTGCTCCTGGATCCTCGTGCGCGCGGAATCGTCGGCGCCCTCGACCTGACCCCGCACGTGTACGCCCACCGGGTGGACGAGGACCACTACCCGACCTCGTACCCCTTGGAGAAGTCCTGCCTGGACTCGGCCGGTCACGTCCCCCTCAGTGTCGTGGTCGACTCGGACTTCGACCAGGCTCCCAAGCCCCGCATCCCGTGGGACCGCACCGTCATCTACGAGCTGCACGTCAAGGGCTTCACGAAGAACATGCCGGGCGTGCCGGAAGAGCTGCGGGGCACCTACGCCGGGCTTGCCCATCCCGCGTCGATCCGTCACCTCACGGAACTGGGTGTGACCACCGTCGAACTTCTGCCCGTGCACGCCAAGGTCGACGAATCCTTCCTCACCGAGCGTGGCCTGACGAACTACTGGGGGTACTCCACGCTGGGGTTCTTCGCCCCTGAACCCACGTACGCCTCTGCGGCGGCCCAGGCGCGCGGGGCCCAGGGAGTGGTCGACGAGTTCCGGGGGATGGTCTCCATCCTTCACGAGGCGGGCCTGGAAGTGGTTCTGGACGTCGTCTACAACCACACCTGCGAGTCCGGTGCGACGGGCCCGACCCTGTGTTACCGCGGCATCGACCAGAGCCTGTACTACCGGCAGACGCCGCATCGTCCTCGTCAACAGGTCGACACGACGGGCTGCGGGAACTCGCTCAACGTCGACCACCCGCAGACCATGTCGCTCATCCTGGACTCCTTGCGCTACTGGTCCACGGTCATGGGCATCGACGGTTTCCGTTTCGACCTGGCCGCCACCTTGGGGCGCTTCGCCTGGGGGTACACCCCTTTGCACCCTCTGCTGCTGGCAATGGCCACCGACGACCGGCTGAGCCTGGACAAGCTGATCGCCGAACCCTGGGACGTGGGCATGGGCGGCTGGCAGACCGGAAACTTCCCCGACCCCTTCTCCGAGTGGAACGACCAGTACCGCGGCACGGTCCGCGCCTTCTGGCTCTCCGACGTCGCCTCACTGTCCAAGGGCTTCGGCGCCCAAGGGCCGAACACCTTGGCGACCCGACTGGCCGGCTCCCATGACGTCTTCAGCCACGGCGCCGGATACCTGCGGGGCCCCCGCGCCTCGATCAACTTCGTCACCGCGCACGACGGTTTCACTCTGGCGGACCTGACGGCCTTCGACCACAAGCACAACCTCGACAACCTCGAGGACAACCGTGACGGCACCGACGACAACCGCTCGTGGAACCACGGCTTGGAAGGCGCCATCGCCGCCAGCCCCACCGAAGGTCTGGCGGAGGTCCTGGACGCCACCGGCCTGGTCGAGGACCTGTTCCCCATGCGTCAGCGCTCCCAGCGCAATCTGCTCACGACGATGCTCGTCTCCGCCGGCACGCCCATGATCACCGCGGGTGACGAGTTCCAACGCACGCAATTCGGCAACAACAACGCCTACTGCCAGGACGGGCCGATCTCGTGGATCGACTGGGACCTGTTCCCTTCCCAGCGCGACCAGTTGGCGACCACCCGCTGGTTGCTGTCCCTGCGTCGCAACCACCCCGCCCTGCGGCCTTCCAGTTTCGCCACGGGAAGCGTGCGTCCGGGCGACACCATCGAAGACCTGTCGTGGTACCAGGCCGACGGGCACCGCATGCGCGACGACTCCTGGGGCGACCAGGCGCACCGGACCTTCCAGATGCTCCGTTCGGGGGTGCCCGTGGGAGGCAGGGACGCCCTCGTCCTGGTCAATGGGACCCTGCAGGACCGTCAGGTCACTCTGCCGCGGGGGCACGGGGTGGACTGGCTGCTGGTCATGGACACGTGCTGGGGCTCGCCGGCCGATGGAGGCATCGACGTCTCCTTGGACGTCGACTCCCTTCCCCTGGGGTTGGAGCAGGTGACCTGTGGGGCCACCCTGGTCCTCGAACCCGCCTCGATGATGGTCCTGCTCTCCGACGTGGTC
- a CDS encoding peroxiredoxin, with translation MGTLIEGQSAPDFALESTAGRIHLSEVLAAADKGVVVYFYPKASTPGCTTEACDFRDHLNSFKAAGYTVIGISPDAMPALERFVENQSLNFPLASDPTHEVMEAWGAWGEKKNYGRTVVGVIRSTVVLGADGRVVLAKYAVKATGHVARIRKELGID, from the coding sequence ATGGGAACACTCATCGAGGGGCAGTCGGCCCCTGACTTCGCGCTCGAATCCACTGCTGGGCGGATTCACCTGTCCGAGGTGCTTGCTGCCGCCGACAAGGGGGTTGTCGTCTACTTCTACCCGAAGGCCTCCACGCCGGGGTGCACGACGGAGGCTTGCGACTTCCGCGACCACCTGAACTCCTTCAAGGCCGCCGGGTACACGGTCATCGGCATCAGCCCGGACGCCATGCCCGCCCTGGAGCGCTTCGTCGAGAACCAGTCCCTGAACTTCCCGCTGGCCTCCGACCCCACTCACGAGGTCATGGAGGCCTGGGGGGCCTGGGGCGAGAAGAAGAACTACGGGCGCACCGTCGTGGGTGTCATCCGTTCCACCGTGGTGCTCGGTGCCGACGGGAGGGTGGTCCTCGCCAAGTACGCCGTCAAGGCCACCGGCCATGTGGCGCGCATCCGCAAGGAACTCGGCATCGACTGA
- the mnmA gene encoding tRNA 2-thiouridine(34) synthase MnmA: MRVLAALSGGVDSAVAAALAVEAGHEVVGVHMALSTSPQECRIGSRGCCSVEDAGDAARAAEHLGIPFYVWDLAEEFERTVIADFVDQYRRGATPNPCVRCNEFVKFRELALRAQVLGFDAVCTGHYARLVAGPHGPELHRGWDLLKDQSYVLAVMGGEQLSRVLLPLGEAPSKAWVRAEAARLGLGVESKPDSYDICFIPDGDTRGFLRARLGTAPGAVVTDDGTQVGTHQGYWNFTVGQRRGLALPDPAPDGRPRYVLRTDPAKNVVVVGPEEMLSVDRIDAREVVWLAPDDAADECADTGCGQVLAQVRAHGRALPVRRLTWEDAPCSAGDQGAAAGGLTVELEEPMRGVATGQSLVLYRDSRVLGQATITGAGRTP; this comes from the coding sequence ATGAGAGTCCTTGCCGCCCTGTCCGGCGGGGTCGACTCGGCCGTCGCCGCCGCCCTGGCCGTCGAAGCCGGACACGAAGTGGTCGGCGTCCACATGGCACTGTCGACCAGCCCCCAGGAGTGCCGCATCGGCTCACGCGGCTGCTGTTCGGTCGAGGACGCCGGGGACGCCGCACGTGCGGCTGAGCACTTGGGCATCCCCTTCTACGTGTGGGACCTGGCCGAAGAATTCGAACGCACTGTCATCGCGGACTTCGTCGACCAGTACCGCCGCGGTGCCACCCCGAACCCCTGCGTGCGCTGCAACGAGTTCGTCAAATTCCGCGAGCTGGCCCTGCGTGCGCAGGTCCTCGGCTTCGACGCGGTGTGCACGGGCCACTACGCGCGCCTGGTGGCAGGGCCGCACGGCCCCGAACTCCACAGGGGGTGGGACCTGCTGAAGGACCAGTCCTACGTCCTGGCGGTCATGGGAGGCGAGCAACTCTCACGGGTGCTGCTGCCCCTGGGGGAGGCTCCGTCGAAGGCCTGGGTCCGCGCCGAGGCCGCACGGCTGGGCCTCGGGGTCGAGTCGAAGCCCGACTCCTACGACATCTGCTTCATCCCCGACGGCGACACCCGCGGCTTTCTGCGCGCACGCCTGGGAACGGCGCCCGGCGCGGTCGTCACCGATGACGGCACGCAGGTGGGCACCCACCAGGGCTACTGGAACTTCACCGTGGGACAAAGACGCGGCCTCGCCCTGCCAGATCCGGCCCCCGACGGGCGACCCCGCTACGTGCTGCGCACCGACCCGGCGAAGAATGTCGTGGTCGTCGGCCCGGAGGAGATGCTCAGCGTCGACCGGATCGATGCCCGCGAGGTCGTCTGGCTGGCCCCGGACGATGCGGCTGACGAGTGTGCGGACACCGGCTGCGGCCAAGTCCTGGCGCAGGTGCGTGCCCACGGCCGGGCGCTTCCCGTGCGCCGGTTGACGTGGGAGGACGCTCCCTGCAGCGCCGGGGACCAGGGGGCGGCCGCCGGCGGCCTGACGGTCGAGTTGGAAGAGCCCATGCGGGGTGTGGCCACCGGCCAGTCCCTGGTCCTGTACCGCGACAGCCGCGTCCTGGGACAGGCCACCATCACCGGGGCGGGCCGCACCCCCTAG
- a CDS encoding metal-dependent transcriptional regulator: MATATSPRTTSAVAQDYLKLLWAQEEVDGAGLSVNDLARATGVVASTASENVTRLAAQGLLSHKPYQKVHLTDQGRAVAIGMIRRHRLLETYLHDALGFNWDEIHEEAEILEHAVSDRLLDRLDEVLGHPARDPHGDPIPAPDGGNRGPVATPLVEVEEGASVRVVRVSDRDTDLIRALHEAGVRLDADLEVLRHASDGQMRVRVGPDGAEVLLPKQWCQAIHVLWPQE, encoded by the coding sequence ATGGCCACTGCGACCTCGCCAAGGACGACATCGGCGGTCGCCCAGGACTACCTCAAGTTGCTGTGGGCCCAGGAGGAGGTCGACGGGGCCGGCCTCAGCGTCAACGACCTGGCCCGCGCCACCGGAGTCGTGGCGTCAACGGCCTCCGAGAACGTCACCCGTCTGGCCGCTCAAGGTCTGCTCAGCCACAAGCCGTACCAGAAGGTGCACCTGACCGACCAAGGGCGTGCGGTTGCAATAGGCATGATCAGGCGCCACAGGCTTCTGGAGACCTACCTTCATGACGCCCTCGGCTTCAACTGGGACGAGATCCACGAAGAGGCCGAGATCCTCGAACACGCCGTCTCGGACCGTCTGCTCGACCGCCTCGACGAGGTCCTGGGACATCCGGCGCGCGACCCTCATGGCGACCCGATTCCTGCCCCGGACGGTGGGAACCGAGGACCGGTGGCGACTCCGCTGGTCGAGGTCGAGGAAGGGGCGTCGGTCCGGGTCGTCCGCGTGAGTGACCGCGACACAGACCTCATCCGTGCACTCCACGAGGCGGGTGTCCGCTTGGACGCCGACTTGGAGGTCCTTCGACACGCCTCCGACGGTCAGATGCGGGTCAGGGTCGGGCCGGATGGCGCGGAAGTGCTCCTGCCCAAGCAGTGGTGCCAAGCGATTCACGTGCTTTGGCCGCAGGAGTGA
- a CDS encoding electron transfer flavoprotein subunit alpha/FixB family protein: protein MTTIDRPVLVLTDHTGDAVSGYTLTTPSAQLLTLARGLTSAEVIAVALNPAPDLDALGRQAVARVLVPDLGAHSPRVSAVVTDALAACVEQIRPGVVLCVANYRGREVAGRLGALLGSGAAVDVTSLEVSEEGLLASKSALAGSWTTCLRITRGTPVIALRPSVVTEEDAQAPTVPERVNMPVSFSREAEGVEVLSSAEQVSTGRVSLAEARTVVVGGRGTDGDFSPVEALADALDGAVGATRVCADEGWVPRSIQIGQTGVSVSPNLYVGLGVSGAIHHTVGMRSAAHVVAVCDDPDAPIFEICDFGVVGDLFEVVPQAIEALEQARGAR, encoded by the coding sequence ATGACGACCATCGACCGCCCCGTCCTGGTCCTCACCGACCACACCGGTGACGCCGTCTCCGGATACACGCTGACCACCCCCAGCGCCCAACTGCTCACCCTTGCGCGGGGTCTGACCAGCGCCGAGGTCATCGCCGTCGCCCTGAACCCGGCACCCGACCTGGACGCCCTGGGCCGCCAGGCGGTGGCTCGCGTGCTCGTGCCGGATCTCGGCGCACACTCGCCCCGCGTCTCGGCCGTCGTCACCGACGCACTGGCCGCCTGCGTGGAGCAGATCCGCCCCGGCGTGGTCCTGTGTGTGGCCAACTACAGGGGCCGCGAAGTCGCCGGACGCCTGGGGGCGCTGCTCGGCTCCGGCGCCGCAGTGGACGTCACCTCCCTCGAAGTCAGCGAGGAGGGCCTCCTGGCCTCCAAATCCGCACTGGCAGGCTCGTGGACCACGTGCCTGCGCATCACGCGCGGCACCCCCGTCATCGCCCTGCGCCCCTCGGTGGTCACCGAGGAGGACGCCCAGGCCCCGACCGTGCCCGAACGGGTGAACATGCCCGTCTCCTTCTCCCGCGAGGCCGAGGGCGTCGAGGTCCTCTCCTCGGCCGAGCAGGTCTCCACGGGCCGGGTGTCCCTGGCCGAAGCACGCACTGTGGTCGTGGGCGGGCGGGGCACCGACGGAGACTTCTCACCCGTCGAAGCCCTGGCCGACGCCCTGGACGGCGCAGTGGGCGCCACCCGCGTGTGCGCCGACGAAGGGTGGGTGCCCCGCTCCATCCAGATCGGACAGACAGGCGTGAGCGTCTCGCCCAACCTGTACGTGGGCCTGGGCGTGTCCGGCGCGATCCACCACACGGTCGGCATGCGCTCGGCGGCACACGTGGTGGCCGTGTGCGACGACCCGGATGCGCCGATCTTCGAGATCTGCGACTTCGGCGTGGTCGGCGACCTCTTCGAGGTGGTCCCCCAGGCGATCGAGGCCCTTGAGCAGGCCCGCGGAGCGCGGTGA
- a CDS encoding ketopantoate reductase family protein, which translates to MRILVIGAGTIGLAHGWLLCRQNEVRFLVRKARARALAHGVTLTVHDLRPGHADVDTHFRPHLVTRMDPEWPEVVLVTVDQQHLPEVLPDMARLPPGVCIVFMLNHWDLEAALAPHLRREQYVIGFPSQVGGGRDEGRVDVTVFPEGTVVEAPPTRDSQNMADQVALVLTRAGLRVRREARMGAWLAVHHLQQSLTATPILEAGSYDALVGNRVALARMVDAFREGLTVVRSRGLPAHRVWPAPLFLLPRPLVVRALHGMLASQDTRTMVVRHMTHGLPEWIDGFARIHACARRAGLRTPALDRQAAILREAGHDLP; encoded by the coding sequence ATGCGCATCCTCGTCATCGGCGCCGGAACCATCGGCCTGGCGCACGGGTGGCTGCTCTGCCGCCAGAACGAGGTGCGCTTCCTCGTGCGCAAGGCCAGGGCCCGGGCACTGGCCCATGGAGTCACCCTGACAGTGCACGACCTACGCCCCGGCCACGCAGACGTCGACACGCACTTCCGGCCGCACCTGGTCACGCGGATGGACCCCGAGTGGCCGGAGGTGGTCCTGGTCACCGTCGACCAGCAACACCTTCCCGAGGTGCTCCCCGACATGGCTCGGCTGCCTCCAGGCGTGTGCATCGTGTTCATGCTCAATCACTGGGACCTTGAAGCGGCGCTCGCCCCGCACCTCAGGCGCGAGCAATACGTCATCGGCTTCCCGTCGCAGGTCGGCGGAGGCCGCGACGAGGGCCGGGTGGATGTGACCGTCTTCCCCGAAGGAACTGTCGTCGAAGCACCGCCCACACGAGATTCCCAGAACATGGCCGATCAGGTCGCCCTCGTCCTGACGAGGGCCGGGCTGCGGGTCAGACGCGAAGCCCGCATGGGTGCCTGGCTGGCCGTGCACCACTTGCAGCAGTCGCTGACCGCCACACCGATCCTGGAAGCCGGGTCCTACGACGCCCTGGTCGGCAACCGGGTCGCACTGGCCCGAATGGTCGACGCATTCCGTGAAGGGCTCACCGTGGTCCGTTCACGCGGCCTGCCCGCACACCGCGTCTGGCCGGCGCCCCTCTTCCTGCTTCCACGCCCCCTGGTCGTGCGCGCGCTTCACGGGATGTTGGCTTCGCAGGACACGCGGACCATGGTGGTGCGCCACATGACTCACGGGCTGCCTGAATGGATCGACGGATTCGCGCGGATCCATGCCTGCGCACGACGGGCGGGCCTCAGGACACCGGCCCTCGACAGACAGGCCGCCATCTTGCGGGAAGCCGGACACGACCTGCCCTGA
- a CDS encoding cysteine desulfurase family protein, with amino-acid sequence MTHYLDHAATTPCVPQVLEAWMRTARDLAAHPGNPASLHGGGRRARRLLEDARAQVAQALGAQRPEVVFTSGATEADALAVVGGARGVRSREPHRRQVLLGGADHDAVLEQAEVLSRDGMEVRILELDRDGRIQVEMLRSSHALALVSVGMVSSELGTLQDVGDILRSARTHHPGALVHTDAAQAIPVLPVDFHTLGVDMLSVGGHKVGAPVGTGALLVRRGCPIVSDRPGGGHERGLRSGTPDVAGAVALATALDLAAHERERTVAHARHLRDHLLAGLTRVCGGVVRPSISPKASSPAIIHLSLPTRHPEALLMALDTADVHVSAGSACHAGVTRPSQVMLRAGRSRAEALGVLRVSTGKGTTTGDIDAFLSALPGALEAARALDALDRPTGSGLTRKGGES; translated from the coding sequence GTGACCCACTACCTGGACCACGCCGCCACCACGCCCTGTGTGCCTCAGGTGCTCGAGGCGTGGATGCGCACCGCACGTGACCTGGCCGCCCATCCGGGCAACCCGGCCTCTCTGCACGGGGGAGGGCGTCGCGCGCGCCGGCTCCTGGAGGACGCCCGGGCGCAGGTCGCCCAAGCCCTGGGGGCGCAGCGCCCCGAGGTGGTCTTCACCTCCGGTGCCACTGAGGCCGACGCCCTGGCGGTCGTCGGGGGCGCGAGGGGCGTGCGCTCACGCGAGCCCCATCGGCGTCAGGTGCTGCTCGGTGGGGCCGACCACGACGCCGTCCTCGAACAGGCTGAGGTGCTTTCCCGAGACGGGATGGAGGTGCGCATCCTGGAACTCGACCGGGACGGGCGCATCCAGGTGGAAATGCTCCGCAGCTCGCACGCCCTTGCACTGGTCTCGGTCGGCATGGTCTCCTCCGAACTCGGAACCCTCCAGGACGTGGGCGACATCCTGCGCTCGGCCCGCACCCACCACCCCGGCGCCCTCGTCCACACGGACGCCGCACAGGCAATCCCCGTTCTGCCGGTCGACTTCCACACCCTGGGAGTGGACATGCTGAGCGTGGGTGGCCACAAGGTCGGTGCCCCCGTTGGCACCGGCGCACTGCTCGTGCGCAGAGGCTGCCCCATTGTCTCCGACCGGCCCGGAGGAGGGCACGAGCGCGGCCTGCGCTCGGGCACCCCGGATGTCGCAGGAGCAGTCGCCCTGGCTACCGCCCTGGACCTCGCCGCGCACGAACGGGAGCGCACCGTCGCACACGCCCGGCACCTGCGTGACCACCTGCTGGCGGGCCTCACCCGGGTGTGCGGTGGCGTGGTGCGTCCCAGCATCTCCCCCAAGGCCTCCTCGCCGGCGATCATCCACCTGAGCCTGCCCACCCGTCACCCCGAGGCCCTGCTCATGGCCCTGGACACCGCCGACGTGCACGTGTCGGCGGGCAGCGCCTGCCATGCGGGCGTCACCCGGCCATCGCAGGTCATGCTGCGCGCCGGACGCAGCCGGGCCGAAGCCCTGGGGGTCCTGCGCGTGTCCACGGGGAAGGGGACCACCACCGGCGACATCGACGCCTTCCTGTCCGCACTGCCCGGCGCACTGGAGGCGGCGCGCGCCCTGGACGCCCTCGACCGCCCGACCGGTTCCGGGCTCACGCGCAAGGGGGGAGAGTCATGA
- a CDS encoding electron transfer flavoprotein subunit beta/FixA family protein has product MRIVVCVKHVPDVQSDRRFEDGRLVRGEDDVLNELDENAVEAAVSLVEEHGGEVIALTMGPADAEDALMRALQMGADRGVLVSDDRLEGADALGTALVLSAAITRLHGESPVDLVLTGMASLDAMTSMMPSALACHLHLPFLGLAHELQVEGEGPWTVTISRSADGFDDRLRATTPALVSVTDQVNEPRYPAFAAMKAARSKPMDEWDLDELAEVLHVDDVEDAFTATRVVAADAKVREGAGTVVTDSGDAGKQLAAHLLEEVL; this is encoded by the coding sequence ATGCGAATCGTTGTCTGTGTCAAGCACGTCCCGGACGTCCAGTCCGACCGGCGTTTCGAGGATGGTCGACTGGTGCGCGGCGAGGACGACGTCCTCAACGAACTCGACGAGAACGCCGTCGAAGCCGCCGTGAGCCTGGTCGAGGAACACGGGGGAGAGGTCATCGCCTTGACCATGGGCCCCGCCGACGCCGAGGACGCCCTCATGCGGGCACTCCAGATGGGAGCGGACCGCGGCGTGCTCGTCAGCGACGACCGCCTCGAAGGCGCAGACGCCCTGGGCACCGCCCTCGTCCTGTCGGCGGCGATCACCCGACTCCACGGGGAATCCCCCGTCGACCTCGTCCTGACGGGCATGGCCTCCCTTGACGCCATGACCTCGATGATGCCCTCGGCCTTGGCCTGCCACCTCCACCTGCCCTTCCTGGGCCTCGCACACGAACTCCAGGTAGAGGGCGAAGGCCCGTGGACGGTGACCATCTCGCGCAGCGCCGACGGCTTCGACGACCGACTGCGAGCCACCACCCCCGCCCTCGTGTCGGTCACCGACCAGGTCAACGAGCCGCGCTACCCTGCCTTCGCCGCCATGAAGGCCGCCCGCTCCAAGCCCATGGACGAGTGGGACCTCGACGAGTTGGCCGAGGTCCTGCACGTCGACGACGTCGAGGACGCCTTCACCGCCACCCGTGTGGTCGCCGCCGACGCGAAGGTCCGCGAGGGCGCCGGAACCGTCGTCACCGACTCCGGGGACGCCGGAAAGCAACTGGCCGCCCACCTGCTCGAAGAGGTGCTGTGA
- a CDS encoding formate/nitrite transporter family protein translates to MLTLTQNIDAQCDAAAHKAHGSASIARYFVAAMMAGAFIGLADVFMITAAVPLRVAGSAAAPLAEGAVFGIGLILTVFAGGELATSAMMILPVGLLERRIGWGPAGRAFILMVLGNLAGAAVLAALVLGSGIMAPDSVGGEALAVLIAAKTHKSTINLFFRAILCNILVCLAMWSVTRTSSDVAKMILMAWCMAAFVASGMEHVVANMTTFCLGLFHQVDHATLWETGRNLGTVLVGNVIGGAFFVGLAQWFASRTKPEEGRH, encoded by the coding sequence GTGCTCACGCTGACCCAGAACATCGACGCCCAGTGCGACGCCGCAGCCCACAAGGCCCACGGCTCCGCCTCCATCGCCCGCTACTTCGTTGCCGCCATGATGGCCGGAGCCTTCATCGGACTGGCCGACGTCTTCATGATCACCGCTGCTGTCCCGCTGCGCGTGGCAGGATCGGCGGCAGCCCCCTTGGCCGAGGGCGCCGTCTTCGGCATTGGCCTGATCCTCACCGTCTTCGCAGGTGGTGAGTTGGCGACCTCGGCCATGATGATCCTGCCCGTCGGCCTGCTGGAGCGGCGCATCGGATGGGGACCCGCAGGACGAGCCTTCATCCTGATGGTGCTCGGCAACCTGGCGGGAGCCGCCGTCCTGGCGGCCCTGGTCCTGGGCTCGGGGATCATGGCGCCCGACAGCGTGGGCGGAGAGGCTCTGGCGGTGCTCATTGCCGCCAAGACACACAAGTCGACCATCAACCTGTTCTTCCGGGCGATCCTGTGCAACATCCTCGTGTGCTTGGCGATGTGGTCGGTCACCCGCACCAGCAGCGACGTGGCCAAGATGATCCTCATGGCGTGGTGCATGGCGGCATTCGTGGCATCGGGCATGGAACACGTGGTCGCCAACATGACCACCTTCTGCCTGGGCCTGTTCCACCAGGTCGACCACGCCACCTTGTGGGAGACGGGACGCAATCTGGGCACCGTCCTGGTGGGCAATGTCATCGGCGGCGCCTTCTTCGTCGGCCTCGCCCAGTGGTTCGCCTCACGCACGAAACCGGAGGAGGGCCGGCACTGA
- a CDS encoding HIT family protein — translation MSTVFEKIISGQWPGRFVWADDVCVAFATIAPVAPGHVLVVPREPWAKWTDAPSDVASHLMKVARHIGLAQEAAFDVSRSGLVIAGFEVPHTHLHVIPLTTEKDVNLAHGRQAAPEELDSTMEALRIQLLAMGHQSHVPTSVSSPALS, via the coding sequence ATGAGCACAGTCTTCGAGAAGATCATCTCCGGCCAGTGGCCGGGACGTTTCGTGTGGGCCGACGACGTGTGCGTCGCCTTCGCCACAATTGCCCCTGTGGCACCCGGCCACGTCCTCGTGGTCCCCCGTGAGCCGTGGGCCAAATGGACCGACGCCCCCTCCGACGTGGCCAGCCACCTCATGAAGGTGGCCCGTCACATCGGACTTGCCCAAGAGGCAGCCTTCGACGTGTCCCGCTCCGGACTGGTCATTGCCGGTTTCGAGGTGCCCCATACGCATCTGCACGTCATTCCGCTGACCACGGAGAAGGACGTCAACCTGGCCCATGGCCGCCAAGCCGCACCCGAAGAACTCGACTCCACCATGGAGGCCCTGCGCATCCAGTTGCTGGCCATGGGCCACCAGTCACACGTGCCCACCAGCGTCTCCTCCCCTGCCTTGTCCTGA